The Procambarus clarkii isolate CNS0578487 chromosome 7, FALCON_Pclarkii_2.0, whole genome shotgun sequence genome window below encodes:
- the LOC138358207 gene encoding uncharacterized protein → MANVDDVMACRGNDMAGGDSMAGCDAIVGCDAMAGDDVMTGGDPMAGGDAMAGVDAMAGGDAIAGRDAMAGGNCELELQVSEKTNITVIAATNCTSSLSSSLETSSSTSSSARNSPNQRPRRLSTSTSAAQLANTAIMSTAKNVKATLTGTTAKFLEEKGIKLAEKITLDNLSNSGILMGSDVYHKFIKGKDEKQGMNLLPSAGGYLLTGPVLQLKQPTPVDYQHANPVMVALLGAQSLLQFRDMSEDELVSPVHKLLDLATLGIVPEQPSPDDDWTYKQYLDSVIYRDIQYWVKLPWKLNHPQLPVNHFMAQNQLRSQVLLLQRHPENLKLYHKIIKKQLDDKFIEVVTNDNPKEGHYLPHHPVLKNSATTQLRRVFNCSAKTKQSSVSLNDCLQTGPNLTQRLYDVLLKFHIGTYAYTADISKAFLWLGLQEEDRNYIKFLWIKDPNDPNSELITYRFASALFGTTSSAISASSYLRHALEKVQ, encoded by the exons ATGGCTAATGTTGACGATGTCATGGCTTGTCGTGGTAAcgacatggctggtggtgattccATGGCTGGTTGTGACGCAATAGTTGgttgtgacgccatggctggtgatgatgtCATGACTGGAGGTGaccccatggctggtggtgatgccatggctggtgttgacgccatggctggtggtgacgccatagcTGGTCGTgatgcaatggctggtg GTAATTGTGAGTTGGAGTTACAAGTATCTGAGAAGACCAATATAACTGTGATTGCAGCCACTAACTGTACATCAAGCCTT AGCTCTAGTTTGGAAACTAGTAGCTCAACTAGCTCAAGTGCTAGAAACAGTCCAAATCAACGTCCAAGAAGGCTTAGCACTAGTACATCTGCAGCACAGCTAGCAAATACAGCCATCATGTCTACTGCCAAAAATGTAAAAGCGACCCTCACTG ggacaacagccaaattcctggaagaaaagggaatcaaattggcTGAGAAAATCACGTTAGACAACCTCTCCAATtctggaatccttatgggatcagatgtctaccataagtttatcaaaggaaaggatgaaaaacagggaatgaacctgttaccatctgcaggtggctatttgctaacaggcccagtattacagCTGAAGCAACCCACACCTGTAGACTACCAACATGCCaacccagtaatggttgcatTACTAGGAGCACAGTCTCTACTACAAttcagagacatgtccgaggatgagcttgttTCCCCTGTACATAAACTATTGGACCTGGCAACTctaggcattgtccctgaacaacctagtccagatgatgactggacttacaaacaatacctggactcagttatctacagagatatTCAATACTGGGTcaagttaccatggaagctgaatcaccctcagctacccgtcaaccattttatggcacaaaaccaattaaggtCACAGGTGTTGCTCTTACAAAGACATCCTGAGAACTTGAAATTGTACCATAAAATAATCAAGAAGCaactcgatgacaaatttatcgaagttgtcacaaatgataacccaaaggaaggacactacctgccacaccaccctgtactgaAAAATTCAGCTACTACCCAACTACGGagagtatttaattgcagtgctaagacaAAGCAGAGTAGTGTTTCcttaaatgactgccttcaaactggccctaaCCTGACACAAAGGCTATACGATGTGCTGTTAAAGTTCCACATCGGAACTTACGCATACACGGCAgacatcagtaaagctttcctttggCTAGGTCTCCAAGAAGAAGACCGTAACTATATAAAGTTCCTGTGGAtcaaggatcctaatgatccaaacagtgaattaatcacttacAGGTTTGCGTCTGCTTTGTTTGGTACCACGTCTTCCGctatttctgcttcaagctaccttagaCATGCACTTGAAAAAGTCCAATAG
- the LOC138358210 gene encoding golgin subfamily A member 6-like protein 2 codes for MACDNVIAGGDTIVGSDAMAGGDSIANGDALPGDDVIAGDDSMSGGDAMAGGGDAMAGGDDPMAGDNAMADDDAMDGGDAVAGDDDAMAGGDAMAGDDAMAGGDTMTGDDTITSGDTIANGDAMADGDDTTLEVTP; via the coding sequence ATGGCTTGTGATAACGTCATagctggtggtgacaccattgTTGgtagtgacgccatggctggtggtgactcgATAGCTAATGGTGATGCCTTGCCTGGTGATGACGTCATTGCTGGTGATGACTCCAtgtctggtggtgacgccatggctggtggtggtgacgccatggctggtggtgatgaccCCATGGCTGGGGATAACGCCATGGCTGATGATGACGCCatggatggtggtgatgctgtagcTGGTGATGACGATgctatggctggtggtgacgccatggctggtgatgatgccatggctggtggtgacaccatgaCTGGTGATGACACCATAACTAGTGGCGACACCATAGCtaatggtgatgccatggctgatgGTGATGATACCACGCTGGAGGTGACACCATAG
- the LOC138358214 gene encoding seminal vesicle major clotting proteins-like — protein MAGGDAMAGGDAMAGGDAINGDDVMESDDTMAGDDTMSGDDSMAGGDAMAGGDAMAGGDAIAGGDAMAGDDAMAGGDAMAGGDAINGDDAMESDDTRAGDNSMAGGDAMAGGDTTACDGSLAGVDSMAGGDAMAGGDAMNGDDTIARDDFIAGGGAIAGGDAKADDDAMAGGDATSFEFRYEGKA, from the coding sequence atggctggtggtgacgccatggctggaggTGACGCAATGGCTGGTGGAGACGCCATTAATGGTGATGACGTCATGGAAagtgatgacaccatggctggtgatgacaccatgtcTGGTGATgactccatggctggtggtgatgccatggctggtggtgacgcaatggctggtggagacgccattgctggtggtgacgccatggctggtgatgacgccatggctggtggtgacgcaatgGCTGGTGGAGACGCCATTaatggtgatgacgccatggaaAGTGATGACACCAGGGCTGGTGATAactccatggctggtggtgatgccatggctggtggtgacaccacgGCTTGTGATGGCTCCTTGGCTGGTGTTGActctatggctggtggtgacgcaatggctggtggtgacgccatgaatGGTGATGACACAATAGCTAGGGATGATTTCATTGCTGGTGGTGGCGCAATAGCTGGTGGTGACGCAAAGGCTGATGATgacgcaatggctggtggtgatgccaccagttttgagttcagatatgaagggaaggcatag